One window of the Vigna radiata var. radiata cultivar VC1973A chromosome 1, Vradiata_ver6, whole genome shotgun sequence genome contains the following:
- the LOC106774399 gene encoding UPF0496 protein 4-like, protein MRTTAEFQGSVLNLRGVQVHSMEGSSMEQELDLFQKHVTERFLELSSVESGELLSLSWVRKLLDSLLSCQEEFRVILHNHRDQVSRHPSLDRMVGEFFERSVKALDVCNAIRDGVEQIRQWQKLLEIVICALDQKRSIGEGQFRRAKKALVDLAIGMLDDKESNSSGSIAHRNRSFGRNNNGSRDHHHGNNQHNSFGHFRSLSWSVSRNWSAARQLQAIGNNLSPPKANDIVATNGLALPIYTMSCILVFVMWALVAAIPCQDRGLGLHFSVPRQFLWAAPVVALHERIVEESKKRERKNTCGLLKEIHQIEKCARVINELADSLQFPLSEKKGEEVRQRVQDVSRVCEALKDGLDPMERQVREVFHRIVRSRTEGLDTHGRG, encoded by the coding sequence ATGCGTACTACGGCGGAGTTTCAAGGTTCTGTTCTGAATCTTCGCGGGGTTCAGGTTCACTCCATGGAGGGTTCAAGCATGGAGCAAGAGCTTGATTTGTTTCAGAAGCATGTGACTGAGCGGTTCCTGGAGCTATCTTCCGTTGAAAGCGGGGAATTGCTCTCTCTTTCATGGGTTAGGAAGCTGCTGGATTCGTTGCTGTCTTGCCAAGAGGAGTTCAGGGTGATTCTCCACAACCACAGGGATCAGGTATCGAGGCACCCTTCCCTGGATCGCATGGTGGGCGAGTTTTTTGAGAGGAGTGTGAAGGCCCTTGATGTTTGCAACGCAATCCGTGATGGGGTTGAGCAGATTAGGCAGTGGCAGAAGCTGTTGGAGATTGTTATCTGTGCATTGGATCAGAAGAGGAGCATTGGTGAGGGCCAATTTCGCCGCGCAAAGAAGGCTCTTGTTGACTTGGCCATTGGAATGCTTGATGATAAGGAATCCAACTCCAGTGGTTCTATTGCTCATAGGAACAGGTCCTTTGGTAGAAACAACAATGGTTCAAGGGATCATCACCATGGCAATAATCAGCACAATTCCTTTGGGCATTTTAGGTCACTTTCTTGGAGTGTGTCAAGGAATTGGTCTGCTGCCAGGCAGCTCCAAGCCATTGGGAACAACTTGTCCCCTCCTAAGGCTAATGATATTGTTGCCACCAATGGCCTTGCATTGCCTATTTACACAATGAGTTGTATTCTGGTGTTTGTTATGTGGGCACTTGTGGCTGCAATTCCCTGCCAGGACCGCGGGCTGGGGCTCCATTTCTCTGTTCCGAGGCAGTTCCTGTGGGCGGCTCCGGTGGTTGCGCTGCACGAGCGGATCGTGGAGGAGTCAAAGAAGAGGGAGAGGAAGAACACATGTGGGTTGCTGAAGGAGATTCACCAGATTGAGAAGTGTGCTAGAGTGATCAATGAGTTGGCTGATTCTCTGCAGTTTCCTTTGAGTGAGAAGAAGGGAGAAGAGGTTAGGCAGCGAGTGCAAGATGTTTCAAGGGTTTGTGAAGCTTTGAAAGATGGATTGGACCCTATGGAACGACAAGTGAGGGAGGTGTTTCACAGAATTGTGCGCAGCAGAACTGAAGGGCTTGACACCCATGGTAGAGggtaa